Part of the Cydia fagiglandana chromosome 2, ilCydFagi1.1, whole genome shotgun sequence genome, TTTTTGCttaactcgtgtcgatttaaaacactcccttcggccGTGTTCATTACGATACATATCGTATCGTAatcattacgatacaagtgtgaaaagtaggaaattcgcaacgagtagcGATAAATTGGACGTAATGTACTCATATGGTCGTGGTGATAATCATTGTTTTCATAATACGTATAAAGTCTAATTTCACGAATTTTCGAATGAGCGAAAAACAGTAGTACGATAGATTTTTGCCGCTTCTGTACATATAAGAAGCTGCTAGATGATAAAGTCTGCGCTTGTCAggtttttaattaaagttaaagcGAAATTATTGGCAAATTCGACTTCGCGAAATTGGATTTACCTCTATTAATTATGTTTGAGTTCAAAGATTTTGGGGTTGATTTAGGATTCGCTAATATTCAGTAGTTAGGGGCTGTTTGTACTAACTTTAGGGCACATTTAAGAGTTTACATAATCGAGATCCTTCTTCCATATTTTAGGTAAACGTTGTATTTATTTGTcagtatatttattttgttcaccTGTCAAGAAAGAAACATATATTGGTATGTGTACCTATATCGTATACTAATGCTTCAAAAATGTTATCCATCACAACCTACTAACCTCCATCCACATTCTTCGTGGCAAATGTATAAACGGTGGATGCAACTCCAGCATCATTCGTAGCCGTCACTTTCAGCTGATACCAATTCGCAGGAGATAGAGGTCCAATTGCAAAAGACGTCGGCATTGCACGAATGGGAGGACCTTGGTACAGGCCTTCGTAGAAACTCCAGCCCATATTCATATCAACAGGCTGTGAAACAAATTATGGATTGTTACAACCCATACAGGTCATCAACGTCAACATCAATGGGAGGAGTTTGGTACAGGCCTTCGTAGAATGTCTAGCCCATATTCATATCAACAGGCTGTGAAACAAATTCTGGATTGTTACAATCCATACAGGTCATCAACATAGGCTTAGGAATTTTACAACTTGTAATATATTTTGCCAGCCAATAGAAAATATCGAAGACTATCTGCGAACAACAGcagataataatttaatatcgTAAACTTACTGCTTTATTCTCCGCTCTGTGCCATAGGTTGGAGCCCAGAGGCCGATATTCCACGTCCCATTTTGTGACATCGCAGCCGCCATCATCCCAGCCGCTGAGTTGGATGTAGATATGAGACGCGTTGCTCCATAACCAGTCGGTGGAGGGAGGGGGGACTGGCGCTATTAAAGCACATCTTTGATTAAAACTATTTACAAGCCAAGTGCAATACACCTAACGTACACTGGAACTTACCTCCTCCCAAGGTCATAACATCGGCTTGAGCAGGAATAGACGTTCCAACTGAATCCGTGGCAGTTACCCTGACTGAATATTTAGTCCCGCACTTAAGACCAATAAGAGTATGCTGTTGAACTCCTGGTAGTCGCGACTCTCTAGCCACCGGCCAAGCCTCTTGCCACGGGCCATCACCTTCCCTCCAGGTTAGGTTGTAAtctgtaatatgtatgtatttacagtACTATTATATTAATTgcatcaacaattttatttacacGTACCAAGTAATGGAACACtttcaaaatttaatttatgccAGCCAGCGTTcaaattgttttattaatttaataagtacTTACTGATACCATAAGCCAATGACTCATTGCTATAGACTCTTATTTCGTCCCACTGAACTACAACTGAATCCTTGTAAGGCGTGGCTCTCAAACTTGGTGGGTCAGGCAAGGGTAAAACTTTGACTTGATAGACCACGGAGTCAGATCCGTAGAGGTTTTTGGCTAGGCATGTGTAGTTGCCGCTGAGAGCTTGATCAATACCTAGTAAAAAAatgaggttttttttaataataataatacgtattgaaattaaatgaccATTAATCTAGATGCACTTACTTTTGATCAGCAAACTATCATCTCTATTTCTGGTGAACCTCGGATGATGTGTGATGATGTTTTGGTTGTGGTACCAAACAGTCCTCGGCGGCGGAGCTCCAACGCTCTTGCACTCCAACAGGAGGGAGTTCCTAACCGCGACAGATACCTCTCCGCCTAACGATGCCACGCCTGCAACTACTGTTAAGAGAAGAGAGGATTTGAAAACTTTAATTAAATGTTTTCAACCTTGGCGGACAATGTAgattgatttaaaaatatttgtcaaaCCATTGAATTACCTCTTTGAGAAGGCGTGTTGGTAACCCGCCTGCTCTCTGGACCTTCTCCTATAGAAGTACTGGCGGTAACCCAAACATCGTACTGTCTTCCTTCTGTAAGCCCTTTGAGCTCCATGGTCTGAGTTCTTTCGTACGCATCAGTATTAGGCTGAGTGTCCACACGGTATGATTGTGGGCCATCATTGCTGCAAATATCGACATTAGTatttatagaccgaccgcttaactgagtcctcgtctgcgcggtacgggggcgacgcgCGACGGGGTGGGACGACCaaggcgtacggcgcccgcaccttccccgccgcccttagtcgtcccaCCCCGTCGCCCCCATACCGCGCAGGCAAGGACTcagttaagcggtcggtctatagtaaACCTATTTTCAAGCcctaaatgtatatttttacctTGATGCAGGCTTGCAGTAAACGGTATAGTGAAGTAATCTCCCATTGGGTTGGTTTGGTTTTTTCCAACTGACCAGCAATGCATTGGACGATTGTGATAGAAGTTTGATTTCGGCTGGTGCTTCGGGTACTGAAAATatgagtacctaagtattacataattatgtagtcTTTATGGTATTCATAGGTATTCGTAGGTATAATTTTAGAGACAGTTAATTCTCAGAATGGTTAATTGTGTGCTAATAATAAGGCTGAGCTCGGTTGGTTTTCTAAATaagaaatttaaataaaaagcttcTACGAAACAAAATGTTAAACGAAATTGAAAATTAcaagtttcatcatcatcatcatcatctcagccataagacgtccactgctgaacacaggcctcccccttttgggggaCTTACAAGTTTAAGTCTCATTAATTATGTTCTtacattttatacaaatatcGAATTATTGCGATAGTGTTATTAAgtgtagttatttattttaacaacaaacttacaataaaaagtaacctaaaattaaaactactgtAAGGTTATATGTTTTGATGTTACTTTGCAAATATTCCAATGAATCAAATAAAGttgaaataaacaataatataaatacGCTTATTGTTACcacataaaattacaaaggTGTCTCCAAGAATTACCCAGTCAATAACTTGAACAAAGCAAAACTTTGTCAAAGCAATCCCTAAGTTGCCGTCCAGTGTAACTTACCGTCCTGTAATGTGGCACAAACAATAGGGAAAGAGAACGGGCCGAGGCCGTAGTTCGAGAAGCCCGCTACTTTGATTGTGTAGTTGGTAAACTTGGAAAGGCCTTGGAGTCTAAGCTCCGTGACTAGAGTTGTTGCATTGTGCCACTGGCGACCtgcgaaataagaaaataagtaTTCTAATATCACAATGTTCCATGAATATTGAATACCTATGTCAAAACTTTCCTTTACGGCCATGCGACTACATTTACTAAGTACCTATCTCTAAATTCTCTTCTTAACTCTCTTTCGCATTATAAGTAAGCAGTTATACGAATGTAAAACTACATAGTATGTTTTAACGAGTACCTACCATTATAATATGTATCAAGTTTAGtgtaaataaattttttttctaaaccaTGTTCTGACCAAGAGCTGAATTAATTATGTAGGTcatgaattgaaattgaatgaCTTTCACCATGGGGCTTAGCCTGAAGTAACCATACTATAAACGTAGAAAATTTTGTGATCGAATATAGCTAAAATTTGTATTCTTATCCTTCTTTGGATGATCCCATAGCTGAAAGCttttagtacctacatattcacTTTGCAGAGTATACCTAGACGTCGGAAAAACTTCATCTATAAAATAGACTGTGATGTATGCGGGAAAGTATATCTGCAATAACATCTGACATGGAGTAACCGCTCTCAAAAGCATCGTACAAAGCCGAAAGCACAGCTTTCAGCAAAGGGTCGTGCCGTATATTTTCACAAATTTATCCAACGCATAGCTAcattaatattttcaattaactaCTATTATAAGAACAAacttataaaatttaatttaggttTAAAATATACTACAATTTTCTTGCGTGCCGTGCGGTTTGAAATCTAAACGAAGCTACATTAAAATGTGGTTTTGTTTTCGTGGGTATTTTACTGATAATATTGTTTATAAACGCCATTATACAAGGATACCTAAACATTCCCGGAGGATAATAGTACCAGTCCAGCGAAATACCTACTCCTTCCTGACAAATCCTGCTTAATAATGTTTTCGGAGAAATGTTGTTTGACAGGATTACGTGCTTACACAAAGAATTTATTTCTCGTATAACTAAGTAACATTATTGGTGGGTACTATACATTTTTATGGTGTTCAGGCACGTGCCTATTTTTCCGTAAATCGGATCAATGCCCAAAACATTGCACCAATTTTGTCATAATATTTCCGGATAGCGAATAGGTCAATGGTTTATTAAgcgagaacttgcatgcgatttcTATTACATTACAAAGGGTTTGGTATGATCTATTGAACACGATTCTTCTTCTGTTACTAAAACCTATTTACCTTCTTGCACTGTCTGTGCACCTATATAGTCCATAAACTTGTCAACCTCGGTGcgtgcaactgtcactgtcgcactagtgGGGACAAGTAATAGAGAAAGATGACTAGGTACGTTAcgttggcacgttggctacacACCCTGTTTTGCGCCCGTAGAAGCAGGTCTATGTTAAGGCCTACCGGAGAGCTATACCTTGCATATATATCATGTCGATCTCATGTCATCGCTTTTTTACGATTTTGTCTTAGTTTTTTGAAAACAAAGACATGAATTCGGAGTTAGCACTAGTCttgattgaataattttacggtttagactcacctgtttttagtcactcgcgcgacatgtttcggagagcctaggtctcctttctcaagcactaacagtcaAGTGAAGgtcaagtgagtctaaaccgtaaaattattcaatgttagtatgtctcacaacagtttaaattcgattagcACTTGTCTCCTGAATCGAACAAAAAAACTGCACAGGTCTATTAAAAATGAAACTGAATTATAACAAACCTTGCGCTGCATATAACACTGTATATCCGATGAGTGCTCCTGCCTGTTTGTGGGGTGGAATGGGCTGCCAGCTCACTCGCAGAGCCGACGATGTCATACCACCACATTCCACTGACGACGGTCCTTCTTCCGGTGCTGTAAGCGAACGGAATTGGTGGAAATAAGAACTGTATTTTAAGATGCAACTCTGACTGTAACGACAGAGTTGCATATCAGTCCATCAAGCAGGCTGGGCCAATGGGCTCAGCCCACGATTTATTATGTGGGAGTAACACATATGTACAGCCAAATGTCCGCAATGTTTGTAAAAGTATTTAATGTATAAACCCTAGAATTATAAAACTCGTGTTGCCATACTTGCTATTCAAATTTAGCTAAGCGTAGAAATAACCGACTTCGTAAAACCCTCATAATTACGTTTTTGAGAAGAACGAAGAAATTAACATAGAGATTGGAAAGTTTGcaagaaataataaaacaaaagtcATTTCATTACACGAGTACAAAGTTCCTAACTAGGCCGTTAACTTAAATGATTTAAATGTCTAAACCAACAGCCTCGGAGGCATGTTTACTTTTTGTGTTCACAACAATAGCCTAGATTTATCGTACTTGAAACTTCTCAGAAATTTTCAACAAACTTAACGTGTTCACAACAAAAATAAAgggaattttaaattatatttccaGCTTTTCCAACGTTAATTATTCCCAGTTGCAGATTCTGGTATTTTAAACTCGAACAAAGCTTTTCCCTATAAAAAGTAAGATGGATTTATCTCACTGATTTTAATATGCAGCGTGTAACTGATATGGTTTTGTAATATGTGCCGCACATATTACAAAACCATATCAGTTACACGACGCAGCGTCGTTCATTCTTTTAGTCTTGTTATATGAAAGTTGAACATGTTTCTTCTTCCTGCCCTTATTATTAATCCCAACTTCATTTGTGTCCCAACCCATCCCAACTTCATGTTTATGTAAACAAAATGATAATGTATACAttcttttataaataagttGCACAAACAAAACTCCTAACGAGGGCAAAAGTCCTCCGCCTCTCTAATTCGATTTGATGATTCCTAAGAAGCTTATTAAAAAAGTTCCGTTAGGTAAATAGAGTTAGACAAaaacaatttcatagaagtttgacgtataaaagtaacacttgcactgcgtgtgctatcaaaatcattgcagatttttcttggtctaactctagataaATATAACTTTCGGGTACTTACAGAAGAAAATTTTCAATGTCTATATGACGGACAATACAAGTACAACAATACATAAaggtagataaaaaataatataaatatgatgatgatgaagatgatgatgatgatgatgatgatgatgatgatgatgatgatgatgatatatatatatacctataagtaCGAATTTTCCGAATCCGACTCCAAAAAACGGGCAAGGTGAGAAGCAATTATAAAAGCAATAAGAAACTTTTGGGCGGTAATTTTAATGACGCCAATAAAGCTTTACGAGGGGAGTTCACAAAGTGGGATCATTGTTAATTCACCCATAACAATTGTTACGTATTCCAATTGTTACATATTACGACTGTTACAAAGTTTCATGAATACGATCGAATCTCAGATTAAGGCGGGTCGGCCATAAAACATAACCACAATGTGGTTATGGGTGACCGTTCAAATGCTTTTGCTAACTTGATATTGTTTTAGTAACGCTACGGGATAGGTCGATTTTGAATCTGTAGTTTTTCAGTGACGTTAAatcataaattaaaaaaatgctgGTATCAAATATTCACGTAAACGTACCTAATCATCAATTGTACAAAAAATTAATAACGGAAATAACCATTTCATGACGGTAGAAGTCCAACCTATGTAACGAATATGCTACTTCAGTGCAAACCTATCGTTGAATATCATAAAATAGctataaattgaaattttataAAGCATCGGATAGATTTCCttcaattaataaatatatattacttcACGTCTATTTCTGACCCATTTCAGTCGATAGTTTTAATCttttaaactaataaaaatagCTTAAGTTAGAAAGTCTAGTAAGTTTTActattccagatttctaaaatcCTGACAaatgatttagatttatttatttcataatattaaattacaatataaattattttacactaatctatacgaatttatatAATGATCGTCTAGTAGGAAAATaacaattgattataattatacaaatgtcaagcaatacacaatttaaaaaccatGCTAATGCTTGAATAGGTTACATTGTACAAGTTCAAAACTATGGATATCAAGGTTGCTTAAACTCACCACCTTCCCTGGTATCTTGAAATAAAGGAATTGAAAACGGCCCAGTCCCAGCACTATTAAAGGCCGCCACTGACACAGCATACCTAAACAagcaaatataaaaaatacagaaagTTTTACAGCGTAGGTaagaataataaattatttaagtcaAAACGGTTGCTAACCAACTTTCAATCAATATACTAGTAGATATAAAAAGATCTGTCAATTtgttaaattatcaaaaaacctagcaaaattaaaaaaatatgataggTACCCCACTTGACACGTCGGTTTCTTTTTTTCACGGCGTCAGATAGGTGCCATTATGTGTGTTATCTTCAGTGACACTCGGACAATTAAGCCGAATCAATAGACGTAAGAATCATCAAATACCCGTTGGGTTCTAGGGTGCCAAATAAAGAAACaaacctacatacatacacTGATAAACAAATTACCCTCCTGGCCTCCTTTGCGTCGTGATGTCGGGTAAATATAGAAAAGCTACAAAAATTTTGCATTATACAGGGAGCGTGACTGATATGGAATCTTTGCACCCCAGCAACATAAACGCTCAATTTAACCATCTGTAAGTTATTGCATCTTGAAGTTTTAAGCTGATATCGAAataagattattttgaaaagtTGCTTTTACCTGACGCCTTTCAACAGTCCTGTTATTGTGTTTTCTTGTTTTGAGTACAATGAAGCTGTTTTGATGATCTTATCGCTTGGCTCTTGGGTTTCTGTTAAACAAATATCACGTTTTAGCCCAAAATTGTTCTTtgtacattaattattattcaaaATGAATAAATGCTTCAATATAATTCTGTGCTTGGTTAAGATGAAGCTATTTTCCCAACAGGTTAAAATTTACTATAGAGAAAAATTTATTCACTTTGATATTACATTTTATGCATTATTGctttgtaaataatatttaagttatTGAGTACCTACCTTTAATTCCACTCAACTGTGGGACCGCCCTAAGTCTATAACCAAGTATAAGTCCATTGTGTGCATCGGCTGGCGGCGGTAGCCATCGCACCCTGATCTCCCCTGGAGACTCCGTCTGTTCCAGCTGAACCGCCAACGGAGGGGAGGTTGGAGCTACaagggaaaaaaaaaacactaaaaactgttgaatattttttttattctaggtCGGTTGCAAACAAGCATATGGCCCGCCTAAAGCAGTCTCCGTAGCCTATCGACGCTtacaactccagaggtgttacatgcgcgttacCGAACCTAACACTCCACACCCTTATTAAGCTCTGGCAACCTTGCTCACCGGCAGAAACACAACACTATGAGTAGGGTGCactcattttatttgtattaagtaaGTATTACGTATTACTACAGGTATTACCTTCTTCTGTAGTTGTGAGGCGTACTGGCGTTGAAAACAGACTCAAATCGGCCTGGTTGCCGCCAGCTACTCTAGCCGTGTATCCTGTTGACGGCTGAAGATCTTCTATTTCCACGACATGGCGAATTTCATCTGTTCTAttaaacagaataaataatgttCAATTTCTGAATCTCTGCGCTGTGATCGTCATGTTGTGTCTGGGTTACAGTTCAGAatagtatgaaaaaattggTTCcaatgaaattccgcaacatggcgcatgatcatatattcctggtcaggGTTTACATGGCGTATAGTTTTTCGCCGTAAGTTGGTGTCCATGTTAAAATGCTTATGCAATACGTAACGTCACTCACACGATGATAGAATTTCCATTTCATTCGAAATAAGGTTTAAACGGAAGcactaagtaattaaaaatcttTTCCCAGAATTAATCTGAAATGTTGCAGCTAAGcgaaatataaattaacaagGTAGGCAATTTCATACAGTTAGGTActcgattttaattttatcttgtatattacatttataaggtgtcattaaaatatttaccaagaaacaattttacattatataaaattggtctttttatgtattaaattgttaaaaatataacgtgatgtcaaaattattttaaaaacaatatataCCTGGAGACGTTGATCGCCCTTGCAGTACTCCATGAGAGTCTTTGACTATTAGTGATCTGCACTGTGTAATATTGTGCCAGAGACCGGGCCATGTCGCGCCACGATAGTTTCACTGACCGACTTTTTATCGAATCTACTGATAAGTCCGTCGGAGGAGATGGTGGctctaaaaaaatcaaaaacagtTGAAAACCAAAAAATGCAAACGACTATTAAAAAACTGAagacttaaggtgacagtccatttccaacgacagctgcattactgttgattttactatggaaattgacaatgacagcgacgcgttcagtaccggtagtgcagctgcggttagaaatggaatgttaccattactccCACCTAATCTAAAACTAGAGAACATTTTGTGATTTATCTGAGTGATTTATTTCCAAAGAGTCTGACTTAAATATTTAACTAAT contains:
- the LOC134678121 gene encoding cell adhesion molecule Dscam2-like; the encoded protein is MRIRRSISMTMSQHFGETTVMPGADIHLQCTVNGQHPGKFIWERDGILISSNTDSRYGISQTLSPNGGVTSQLNISHIRVDDGGLYACVAHHGETQLAHHDRINVYGPPYIRTLPPFKVQSGQSVTLRCPYYGYPVREITWEYKGKEIKPDISQSSRYRRSVPSSIEIFGRKPKLRIKRDATVTTDGVLNIAKVNKNDNGGSYACVVRSPSGEMAKRSFELQVVEAPQLEEILLASDLQEGQIVQIHCNLKSGDSPVYYSWLKDGKKIPNHLKIVERSLEVFSVLIIKNVSLDHCGTYTCVAANHVAKVNRTVNLYIKVAPKWSEEPQNTSLLLGRNGHISCSANGYPQPQTHWLKKDVVSETWRPVLEVAGGGVLSLSNGSLMFDTVALSDAGLYTCHVENGVGEALSKTIWISVNKPVTFDSVLRNMTAKLGQQVTIECQAKGDDPIRIMWTRNEKPINPLTQRVKISEAKTDEGITSVLELLQTETSDAALYQCRAGNPFGADVYSVYLNILEPPSPPTDLSVDSIKSRSVKLSWRDMARSLAQYYTVQITNSQRLSWSTARAINVSRTDEIRHVVEIEDLQPSTGYTARVAGGNQADLSLFSTPVRLTTTEEAPTSPPLAVQLEQTESPGEIRVRWLPPPADAHNGLILGYRLRAVPQLSGIKETQEPSDKIIKTASLYSKQENTITGLLKGVRYAVSVAAFNSAGTGPFSIPLFQDTREGAPEEGPSSVECGGMTSSALRVSWQPIPPHKQAGALIGYTVLYAAQGRQWHNATTLVTELRLQGLSKFTNYTIKVAGFSNYGLGPFSFPIVCATLQDVPEAPAEIKLLSQSSNALLVSWKKPNQPNGRLLHYTVYCKPASSNDGPQSYRVDTQPNTDAYERTQTMELKGLTEGRQYDVWVTASTSIGEGPESRRVTNTPSQRVVAGVASLGGEVSVAVRNSLLLECKSVGAPPPRTVWYHNQNIITHHPRFTRNRDDSLLIKSIDQALSGNYTCLAKNLYGSDSVVYQVKVLPLPDPPSLRATPYKDSVVVQWDEIRVYSNESLAYGINYNLTWREGDGPWQEAWPVARESRLPGVQQHTLIGLKCGTKYSVRVTATDSVGTSIPAQADVMTLGGAPVPPPSTDWLWSNASHIYIQLSGWDDGGCDVTKWDVEYRPLGSNLWHRAENKAPVDMNMGWSFYEGLYQGPPIRAMPTSFAIGPLSPANWYQLKVTATNDAGVASTVYTFATKNVDGEEIGPPSDMFDLNMLVIICSSVLLVVCVFAFICILFRRHRQNFSSQYRHSIAEDVKSRNESVTSQSEHKERYAHTPRIYTSPVHNRKTSKNEMFEISPYAEFALGFRTFDHVENQDLPSRLPGRPRFDTETSFQARSESDDSDSTSKATMSAIPRRHCRTPHHR